In the genome of Armatimonadota bacterium, one region contains:
- a CDS encoding SAVED domain-containing protein, with product MANQTGARLKGDDYQHITTWLHVLELKYPRYRVRLVTVEDETSGSADDITVRYSPESGQPDRFYQVKFHTTHAGAYSTEALLKRKRKGTSLLTKLFATWKKLKDAEPEREVELHLVSNWSWSAEDAVATQIDGETNKFRQSFLTVSNQEDAGKARNKWQAHLEADATTFARFIQDIRLCLGAACFTERARHASERMANLGLKHDEAALLVAVGIVRGWIKSGLQQVTHAVLDEAITANDLRAETDENCRIVHLTTIKKQSTDLRPDYVIDWRVEFEGQDQLKGHAPKVSNAWNEKFLPELHRIEGEIAEESGVRLIRARGLARLSAWFAFGYVFSEVSRYVIEVDQYGNLWRTDSAPSNRFEIVTSNMDGEVCQGNSDTVAVGISITGDLSSDVRDALSDSGLASHLLLLSPKEGPGRDAFVDAGDVVTFARQTKTLISSYVRQRKAKRVCIFYYGPLSGACFLGSVMNAVGAEIQIMEAQYDRTYLPSFLLA from the coding sequence ACCCGCGTTATCGCGTCAGACTGGTCACTGTTGAAGATGAGACAAGCGGTTCGGCGGACGACATTACTGTTCGCTACTCTCCTGAGTCTGGGCAGCCTGATCGTTTCTATCAGGTGAAGTTTCACACGACGCACGCTGGTGCATACTCGACTGAAGCACTTTTGAAAAGAAAAAGAAAGGGGACTAGCCTACTGACCAAGCTTTTCGCCACGTGGAAGAAGCTGAAGGATGCGGAGCCTGAGCGCGAGGTCGAGTTACATTTGGTCAGCAATTGGTCTTGGAGTGCGGAGGATGCAGTAGCCACGCAGATTGACGGCGAAACAAACAAATTTCGTCAATCGTTCCTCACAGTTTCCAACCAGGAAGACGCTGGAAAGGCCCGAAACAAGTGGCAAGCCCATCTTGAGGCTGATGCAACCACCTTCGCGCGGTTCATCCAAGACATACGCCTCTGCCTAGGTGCCGCGTGCTTTACTGAACGAGCGCGTCACGCTAGCGAGCGAATGGCCAATCTAGGACTCAAGCACGACGAAGCAGCCTTGCTCGTCGCAGTCGGCATCGTTCGTGGGTGGATTAAGAGTGGCCTGCAGCAAGTGACACACGCCGTTCTGGATGAAGCGATCACAGCCAATGACTTGCGTGCCGAGACTGACGAAAACTGCAGGATAGTTCATCTGACTACGATCAAGAAGCAATCCACGGACTTGCGGCCCGATTACGTCATCGACTGGCGCGTCGAGTTTGAGGGCCAAGATCAACTCAAAGGTCACGCACCAAAGGTCAGCAACGCATGGAACGAGAAGTTCTTGCCCGAACTGCACCGCATTGAAGGTGAAATTGCTGAGGAGTCGGGTGTGAGACTGATCCGTGCCCGCGGGCTTGCAAGACTTTCTGCCTGGTTTGCATTTGGGTATGTGTTTTCAGAAGTTAGCCGCTATGTGATTGAGGTCGATCAATACGGCAACCTTTGGCGGACGGACTCAGCGCCGTCCAATCGGTTCGAGATTGTAACTTCCAACATGGATGGCGAGGTCTGCCAAGGTAATAGTGACACCGTTGCAGTGGGTATTAGCATAACAGGCGATCTTTCAAGTGACGTGCGTGATGCCCTTTCTGACTCTGGCTTGGCGTCACACTTGCTTCTACTTTCTCCCAAGGAGGGGCCTGGGAGGGACGCCTTTGTTGACGCGGGAGACGTGGTCACGTTTGCGCGTCAAACAAAGACGCTGATCTCATCTTATGTCCGACAACGGAAGGCTAAGAGGGTGTGTATTTTCTATTATGGGCCCCTTAGTGGTGCCTGCTTTTTAGGGAGCGTCATGAATGCAGTCGGAGCGGAAATTCAAATCATGGAAGCGCAGTACGACAGAACATACCTACCCTCCTTCCTTCTTGCCTAG
- a CDS encoding phage integrase SAM-like domain-containing protein: protein MTEHHKIMGGKLHVYRRAMSTNWQCSAYLKGRNWRVSTKTDSLALAKEFAEDWYLTLRGKERAGTLKSGKTFNEAADQFLREVEALIAHDRGQHYVRGHQDRLRAHLRPFFGTRIVSDITPGFVQEYRIHRSTSKRNPATGELIKPARNTIHQEIVTLRQVLKTANRQGWIAYVPDLKDPFKAPSKISHRGWFSHDEYRRLYEATRARAANPLKPRWKWACEQLHDYVLLVCNSGLRPDEAARLEFRDVTIVRDEATREKILEIEVRGKRGLGYCKSMPGAVRPFERLRERPRAVSGVGQSGEGRNSRTSAERRLPLPTDLLFPKAHTELLNSILDELDLKKDRDGNWRTAYSLRHSYICFRLLEGANIYEIAKNCRTSIEIIQKHYAAHLKNMIDASAINLRKKSPRPSRHNKAA, encoded by the coding sequence ATGACAGAGCATCACAAGATCATGGGAGGCAAGTTGCATGTCTACCGTCGTGCGATGAGCACGAACTGGCAGTGTTCAGCATACCTAAAAGGCAGAAACTGGCGAGTGAGCACTAAAACGGACAGCTTGGCATTGGCTAAAGAGTTCGCAGAAGACTGGTATTTAACATTGCGCGGCAAGGAGCGTGCTGGCACGTTGAAGTCAGGTAAGACATTCAATGAAGCTGCAGATCAGTTTCTCAGGGAAGTCGAAGCTCTGATCGCTCACGACCGTGGTCAGCACTATGTGCGCGGTCATCAAGACCGTTTGCGGGCACATTTGCGTCCGTTCTTCGGGACGCGCATCGTCTCTGACATCACTCCAGGTTTTGTACAGGAGTACCGAATCCACCGGTCAACTTCAAAGAGAAACCCAGCCACGGGGGAGTTGATCAAACCGGCACGTAACACGATTCATCAGGAGATCGTCACGCTTCGCCAGGTTCTAAAGACAGCAAACCGGCAAGGTTGGATCGCATACGTGCCCGATCTGAAGGATCCATTCAAAGCGCCCAGCAAGATCAGCCACCGAGGATGGTTTTCTCACGACGAGTACCGCAGGCTATACGAAGCAACGAGAGCAAGAGCCGCCAATCCGCTCAAGCCCCGTTGGAAATGGGCCTGTGAGCAACTGCACGATTACGTTCTGCTTGTCTGCAATTCGGGTTTGAGACCTGACGAAGCCGCACGTCTAGAGTTCCGGGACGTCACCATCGTCAGGGACGAGGCAACACGAGAGAAGATTCTCGAGATCGAGGTGCGAGGCAAGCGGGGCCTAGGTTACTGCAAGAGCATGCCAGGTGCCGTTCGTCCCTTCGAGCGGCTCCGCGAAAGGCCGCGTGCAGTATCCGGCGTCGGTCAATCCGGAGAAGGACGAAATTCGAGAACTTCGGCCGAGCGTCGACTTCCGCTCCCGACGGATCTTCTGTTTCCGAAAGCTCACACAGAGCTGCTCAATAGCATTCTCGATGAGCTCGACCTCAAGAAAGACCGCGACGGAAACTGGCGGACGGCATACTCGCTCCGCCACTCGTATATATGCTTTCGCCTGCTTGAAGGTGCAAATATCTACGAGATCGCAAAAAACTGCCGCACCAGTATTGAGATCATTCAGAAGCACTACGCGGCCCATCTTAAGAATATGATCGACGCATCGGCAATCAATCTTAGAAAGAAATCTCCCCGTCCATCCCGCCACAATAAAGCAGCATAA
- a CDS encoding type IV toxin-antitoxin system AbiEi family antitoxin domain-containing protein codes for MPTKRQQILELAKQRGAIRPRDLRQIGVSPSYLGHLMSRGELIRSSRGLYTLATFELTQDHTLVEAVRTQPKGVVCLLSALAFHHVGTQLPHQVWLAVPFGSWIAKPSGIPIRTVVMRHDGYFPGIERHQIEGVEVPVYSVAKTIADCFKFRQTIGIGVAIEALREALRDRRCTRDELHRHAKALRVERVMRPYLEALSA; via the coding sequence ATGCCGACCAAACGTCAGCAGATCCTCGAACTTGCCAAGCAGAGAGGCGCCATTCGGCCACGCGACCTCCGACAGATCGGTGTGAGTCCAAGCTACCTCGGCCACCTCATGTCCAGAGGTGAGCTCATCAGATCGAGCAGGGGCCTCTACACACTGGCGACATTCGAACTCACCCAAGATCACACTCTCGTCGAAGCCGTCCGGACTCAGCCCAAGGGCGTCGTCTGTCTACTTTCGGCCCTCGCTTTCCATCACGTCGGCACACAGCTGCCACATCAGGTTTGGCTAGCCGTCCCCTTTGGATCGTGGATCGCCAAGCCGAGCGGAATTCCTATCAGAACCGTCGTCATGCGCCACGACGGCTACTTTCCAGGAATCGAGAGACACCAAATCGAAGGGGTCGAGGTGCCAGTCTATTCGGTCGCAAAGACCATTGCAGACTGTTTCAAGTTCAGGCAAACAATTGGAATTGGTGTGGCCATCGAAGCCCTCCGCGAAGCCCTGCGCGATCGCCGTTGTACTCGGGACGAACTGCACAGGCACGCCAAGGCACTCCGGGTGGAACGCGTCATGCGTCCATATCTTGAGGCACTTTCAGCATGA
- a CDS encoding nucleotidyl transferase AbiEii/AbiGii toxin family protein, translating to MSKPVTNVGESLRARLLNTARARNETFDLVLTRFALERFLYRLSNSEHRSSLILKGAMLFELWSGTPHRATRDLDLLAKSIDSDQIARILREICPPEVDPPDGLHFDLANLKIAEIREADRYGGIRAKFVARLTTAIIPIQIDFGIGDIVTPEPEETDYPTLLDMPAPRLLAYPRATVIAEKLEAVVDLGFANSRLKDFFDLWFFATTFNDDLESLAIAVRRTFERRGQTVPDSVPNGLSDEFAEYAGKHQQWAAFVGGLGTEAPSLADVIAEIRPWASKIFALARNTSA from the coding sequence ATGAGCAAGCCCGTCACCAACGTCGGAGAGTCCCTTCGTGCACGCCTGTTGAACACAGCGCGTGCACGCAATGAGACATTCGATCTGGTCTTAACCAGGTTCGCCCTGGAACGATTCCTCTATCGCCTCTCCAACTCTGAGCACAGGTCAAGTTTGATCCTGAAGGGCGCCATGCTCTTTGAGCTCTGGAGTGGCACCCCGCACCGTGCCACCAGAGACCTCGACCTTTTGGCGAAAAGTATCGACAGCGATCAGATAGCGCGGATCCTTCGAGAGATCTGCCCGCCCGAAGTCGATCCCCCTGACGGCCTGCACTTTGATCTAGCCAATCTTAAAATCGCCGAGATAAGGGAGGCGGACCGGTACGGAGGCATCCGGGCTAAATTTGTGGCACGACTGACCACTGCGATCATTCCCATTCAAATTGACTTCGGCATTGGTGACATCGTGACCCCGGAACCTGAGGAAACCGACTATCCAACCTTGCTCGACATGCCTGCACCTCGGCTCCTCGCATATCCTCGCGCCACTGTCATCGCCGAGAAGCTTGAAGCCGTAGTCGATCTTGGGTTCGCCAATAGCCGATTGAAGGATTTTTTCGACCTTTGGTTCTTTGCGACGACTTTTAACGATGATCTGGAGAGCTTAGCGATTGCCGTCCGTCGCACCTTCGAACGCCGTGGCCAAACGGTGCCAGACTCGGTGCCCAACGGACTCAGCGACGAGTTCGCTGAGTATGCAGGAAAGCACCAGCAATGGGCAGCTTTTGTGGGCGGTTTAGGCACGGAAGCCCCGAGTCTGGCTGACGTGATCGCAGAAATTCGACCGTGGGCATCGAAAATCTTCGCACTTGCACGAAACACTTCAGCATAA
- a CDS encoding DUF1738 domain-containing protein, with protein sequence MAQAPVSRRSVYERVTNQIIESIESGAATYEMPWHASGADVSIPRNAATGNRYRGVNVLALWMAAHASCYPENIWATLAQWNSLGHSVKRGEKATVAVFWKPAEAAPDDRTETQDEVEGSPRQQWIARAFSVFNAAQTSDYQLPQTEVLEPRRRIVRAEVFFGALNADIRHGGSKAYYKPLTDHVQMPPFEAFFDEIAYYSTLSHEVTHWTAHPSRLNRDLSGRFGTDSYAAEELVAELGSAFICADLAIELEPRLDHAGYIQSWLKLLSSDSRAIFTAAQQAQRAADFLHHLQP encoded by the coding sequence ATGGCACAGGCACCGGTCTCGCGGCGCAGCGTTTACGAACGCGTGACGAACCAGATCATCGAGAGCATCGAATCGGGGGCGGCAACCTATGAGATGCCATGGCACGCAAGCGGAGCCGACGTATCGATCCCCAGAAATGCTGCGACCGGCAATCGCTATCGCGGCGTCAACGTCCTCGCCCTTTGGATGGCCGCTCATGCATCCTGCTATCCTGAGAACATCTGGGCGACCCTAGCTCAGTGGAACAGCCTTGGTCACTCTGTCAAACGCGGCGAGAAGGCGACCGTTGCCGTATTCTGGAAACCAGCTGAGGCCGCGCCTGATGACCGGACAGAGACTCAGGATGAAGTCGAGGGCTCGCCGCGACAACAATGGATCGCCCGCGCATTCTCTGTATTCAACGCAGCTCAAACGTCGGATTACCAGCTGCCTCAAACTGAAGTCCTGGAACCCCGCAGGCGAATTGTGCGTGCGGAAGTCTTCTTTGGAGCTTTGAACGCAGATATCAGGCACGGAGGATCGAAGGCTTACTACAAGCCATTGACCGACCACGTTCAGATGCCGCCTTTTGAGGCCTTTTTCGACGAAATTGCCTACTACTCAACGCTTTCCCACGAGGTCACCCACTGGACGGCGCACCCATCGCGTCTCAACCGCGATCTCTCAGGACGTTTTGGAACCGATTCCTATGCTGCCGAAGAGCTCGTAGCAGAGCTTGGGTCAGCTTTCATCTGCGCAGATCTCGCCATTGAACTTGAGCCACGCCTCGACCATGCTGGCTACATCCAATCATGGTTGAAGCTCTTGTCGTCAGACAGCAGGGCCATCTTCACTGCTGCACAGCAAGCTCAGAGAGCTGCCGACTTCCTTCATCACCTTCAGCCATGA
- a CDS encoding type IV secretory system conjugative DNA transfer family protein, with protein MAHFPGLTGGGGELNAHAHGSARWMTAEEAEELHLYDYRPGSIILGQNQDGWLCCLNRQGHVIVLAPPRTGKGVGFVQANLAGYQGSMVVTDPKGENAAVAHRHRSGAMNQNVVVLDPTQKLQSYGMDDPVPIHSFNPLSVFDNANYAEVLDDVGMVADALLVPKEGEKEQHWRDGARAILCGLLTYLLFFVPRKDRNLIMLARIGGGLEGSLDEIFSALTLNEHPDPVLRDVISKTGTWWDKVNLKERASFLSLALRSLAWLNSPVWHDHLRTSDFHPYDLKQGSTTVFIVCPFEKLELYSPWIRLVLSCCIVATLRAPFVENVPPVLFMLDEYAAAVGRLAVVEQSMAFIEGTGGRFALIFQYLSQMQKLWPDPGYHGIFAGAGAHVFFNVNDQHTAEYVSKFIGQHGAMLPTAGMLSFVQRDLLKPDEVRTLPQNDLIAFVRGYRPAWISKLDVRSHQAFEGRLLPNPTYGTPRSPKQLGTWPSDEEPLLRPAATARAEKVQSNFDQDALASTIAAKYPDKDICVEGDMLGYREACFDPVTCGSEWVFVPLMHVSLLTVL; from the coding sequence ATGGCACATTTTCCGGGATTGACGGGTGGCGGCGGAGAGCTCAATGCGCATGCGCACGGCTCCGCGCGCTGGATGACGGCGGAGGAGGCCGAGGAACTACATCTCTACGATTATCGTCCCGGGAGCATCATCTTGGGCCAAAACCAAGACGGCTGGCTCTGTTGCCTGAACCGGCAAGGGCATGTGATTGTGCTTGCCCCTCCGCGTACGGGCAAGGGGGTTGGATTCGTTCAGGCCAATCTCGCAGGCTATCAGGGCAGCATGGTGGTCACGGATCCGAAAGGGGAGAACGCCGCGGTGGCGCACCGCCACCGATCCGGCGCAATGAATCAGAACGTCGTCGTTCTGGACCCGACGCAGAAGCTGCAGAGCTACGGTATGGACGATCCGGTCCCGATCCACAGCTTCAACCCTCTGTCGGTCTTCGACAATGCCAATTACGCTGAAGTGTTGGACGATGTGGGCATGGTCGCGGACGCGCTGTTGGTACCGAAGGAAGGGGAGAAGGAGCAGCATTGGCGCGACGGTGCCCGAGCGATCCTTTGTGGACTGCTGACCTACCTGCTCTTCTTCGTCCCGCGCAAGGACCGGAACCTGATCATGTTGGCCCGGATCGGCGGTGGGCTTGAAGGATCGCTGGACGAGATCTTTTCGGCCCTGACTCTCAACGAGCATCCTGACCCTGTATTGCGCGATGTCATTTCGAAGACGGGAACCTGGTGGGACAAGGTCAACCTGAAAGAAAGGGCCTCTTTTCTCTCCTTGGCGCTTCGTTCCTTGGCCTGGCTCAACAGCCCGGTATGGCACGACCACTTACGCACTTCAGACTTTCACCCTTACGATCTGAAGCAGGGTAGCACAACGGTCTTCATCGTTTGCCCGTTCGAGAAGTTGGAGCTCTATTCTCCCTGGATACGGCTGGTACTAAGCTGTTGTATCGTGGCGACGCTCCGAGCACCGTTCGTGGAAAACGTGCCGCCCGTGCTCTTCATGCTCGATGAGTATGCTGCTGCGGTCGGTCGCCTCGCGGTCGTCGAGCAATCGATGGCTTTTATAGAGGGTACCGGCGGAAGGTTCGCACTGATCTTTCAGTATTTGAGCCAGATGCAGAAGCTTTGGCCGGATCCAGGCTATCACGGCATCTTCGCCGGTGCCGGCGCTCATGTGTTCTTCAACGTGAACGATCAGCACACCGCCGAGTATGTGAGCAAGTTCATCGGCCAGCACGGCGCGATGCTGCCTACAGCAGGGATGTTGTCCTTCGTCCAGCGTGACCTGCTGAAACCCGACGAGGTGCGCACTCTACCGCAAAACGACTTGATCGCCTTTGTCAGGGGCTATCGCCCCGCCTGGATCTCGAAACTGGACGTTAGGTCGCACCAGGCATTCGAAGGACGGCTCTTGCCCAACCCGACCTACGGGACGCCGCGCTCGCCTAAACAGCTCGGCACTTGGCCATCGGACGAGGAACCGCTCCTGAGACCTGCTGCCACGGCGCGCGCGGAAAAGGTTCAATCAAATTTCGATCAAGACGCCTTGGCGTCGACGATCGCAGCGAAGTATCCAGACAAAGACATCTGTGTCGAAGGCGACATGCTGGGGTACCGTGAGGCTTGCTTTGATCCGGTCACATGCGGGTCAGAGTGGGTGTTCGTGCCGCTGATGCACGTCAGCCTGCTGACTGTGCTCTGA